A region from the Tepidibacillus fermentans genome encodes:
- a CDS encoding YktB family protein: protein MNFQGFTSQDFDVFTIDGLEPRMEAIRTRIRPKLEVIGQELSTYLSVLTQEEIYYHVAKHARRTVNPPADTWVAWSANKRGYKAEPHFQVGLWQTHLFVWFAMIYEAPNKAAFGQELKKYANEILHAVPQDYVWSLDHTQPNIIPHREVNEQKMIEMAERLERIKKAEILCGINIDRNDPILKDGEKLIKRIEETLKTLHPLYRIAKKA from the coding sequence ATGAATTTTCAAGGATTTACTTCGCAGGATTTTGATGTTTTTACAATTGATGGATTGGAACCGAGAATGGAAGCAATTCGAACCCGTATTCGCCCAAAATTAGAAGTGATTGGACAAGAATTATCTACTTATTTAAGTGTATTAACTCAGGAAGAAATTTATTACCATGTAGCAAAACATGCGAGAAGAACTGTGAACCCTCCTGCAGATACTTGGGTGGCATGGTCTGCGAACAAAAGAGGTTATAAGGCTGAACCACATTTTCAAGTGGGATTGTGGCAAACTCATCTCTTTGTCTGGTTCGCTATGATTTATGAAGCACCGAATAAAGCAGCTTTTGGTCAAGAATTAAAGAAATATGCAAACGAGATCCTTCATGCTGTTCCTCAGGATTATGTTTGGTCGTTGGATCACACTCAACCAAACATAATCCCTCATCGCGAAGTCAATGAACAAAAGATGATTGAAATGGCTGAACGGTTAGAGAGAATAAAGAAGGCAGAGATTCTATGTGGAATCAATATTGATCGGAATGATCCAATTCTAAAAGACGGAGAAAAATTGATAAAACGGATTGAAGAAACATTGAAAACTTTGCACCCTTTATACCGAATTGCTAAAAAAGCATAA
- a CDS encoding DUF1885 family protein has product MELGVDRKLGRSAYIKLVDGSAQQEITIEDVKNLLDQYVSRMTKLGDQLDWEYEKSAFPYTVQEKMQDGEKYLQLTATDPLYTFLLIGVGKEEADGKTRHYVQVTIPDEEHRTPGDVAKGNEFTKYLGKHLKAETHLFNGRIIYNNPRK; this is encoded by the coding sequence ATGGAATTAGGGGTGGATCGAAAATTGGGTAGAAGCGCATATATCAAATTAGTGGATGGTTCAGCACAACAAGAAATTACAATTGAGGATGTAAAAAACCTATTAGACCAATATGTATCGAGAATGACAAAACTTGGTGATCAGTTAGATTGGGAATACGAAAAATCAGCTTTCCCGTATACTGTTCAAGAAAAAATGCAAGATGGAGAAAAATACTTGCAACTAACGGCTACCGATCCTCTTTATACTTTCCTTCTCATTGGTGTAGGTAAGGAAGAAGCGGATGGCAAAACTCGTCATTACGTACAAGTTACAATTCCTGATGAAGAACATCGTACACCCGGGGATGTAGCAAAAGGTAATGAATTTACCAAATATCTTGGAAAACACTTAAAAGCAGAAACACATCTTTTTAATGGCCGTATCATTTATAACAATCCTCGTAAATAA
- a CDS encoding NAD(P)H-dependent flavin oxidoreductase: MNTRITELLDIEYPIIQGGLAYLADANLAAAVSNAGGLGQITAVTLPSPEDLRKEIQKLRTHTTKPFGVNFAISMYGDKWKDYLEVAIEEEVPVVTITGGNPTPLLERIKGLPMKKISLVSTVKQAKKAESLGMDAIMAVGQEGGGHIGRDDLGTMVLIPQVVDAVKIPVIASGGIGDGRGLMAALALGAEGIEMGTRFIATKECQLAHENYKKTLVEKNEMDTVVIKRSLGIPARAIANPTTEKILQLEQSGADYETLKPYISGENNKKAIYDGKMDEGYAWAGQVMGLIHDVPTVKELILRIVSEAEEVCEKWKQIF; this comes from the coding sequence ATGAATACAAGAATTACGGAATTACTCGATATTGAATATCCAATTATTCAAGGGGGGCTTGCATACTTAGCCGATGCAAATTTAGCAGCTGCGGTATCCAATGCTGGCGGATTGGGACAAATCACAGCAGTTACTTTACCTTCACCAGAGGATTTACGAAAAGAGATTCAAAAATTGAGAACGCATACAACTAAACCATTCGGCGTCAATTTTGCCATTAGTATGTATGGGGATAAATGGAAGGATTATTTAGAAGTTGCGATCGAAGAAGAAGTTCCTGTTGTTACCATTACAGGGGGTAACCCTACACCATTACTTGAGCGAATCAAAGGATTACCGATGAAGAAAATCTCCTTGGTCTCCACTGTGAAACAAGCGAAAAAAGCAGAATCATTGGGAATGGATGCGATCATGGCAGTTGGACAAGAAGGTGGAGGGCATATCGGTCGAGATGATTTAGGTACGATGGTATTAATTCCTCAGGTCGTAGATGCGGTTAAAATCCCAGTGATCGCAAGTGGAGGAATTGGTGATGGTCGGGGACTAATGGCTGCATTGGCACTTGGTGCAGAGGGAATTGAAATGGGAACTCGCTTTATCGCCACAAAAGAATGTCAATTGGCACATGAGAATTATAAAAAAACATTAGTTGAAAAAAATGAGATGGACACTGTCGTCATTAAGCGTTCATTAGGAATACCTGCAAGAGCCATTGCTAATCCAACCACAGAAAAAATTTTACAACTTGAACAAAGTGGGGCAGATTATGAAACATTAAAACCTTATATAAGTGGGGAAAATAATAAAAAGGCCATTTACGATGGTAAAATGGATGAAGGTTATGCTTGGGCAGGGCAAGTGATGGGATTAATCCATGATGTTCCTACTGTGAAAGAGTTAATTCTTCGTATTGTAAGTGAAGCAGAAGAAGTTTGTGAAAAATGGAAGCAAATATTTTAA
- a CDS encoding aminotransferase class I/II-fold pyridoxal phosphate-dependent enzyme: MNRQEKTPLFTAVVEHAKRNPIQFHIPGHKKGQGMDKEFKKFIGENALSIDLINIAPLDDLHHPHGIIKEAQELAAEAFGADYTFFSVQGTSGAIMAMIMSVVGPNDKIIVPRNVHKSVMSAIIFAGATPIFVHPEMDPKVGIAHGITPNSVKKALEQHPDAKAVFVINPTYYGIAGHLREIVEIVHEYKIPVLVDEAHGVHIHFHDELPLSAMQAGADMSATSVHKLGGSLTQSSILNVRKGLVNPSHVQSVMSMLTTTSTSYILLASLDAARRNLAINGRKLLDEAIHLAQDARKRINQIPGLYCLGDEILGTEATYDYDPTKLLISVKDLGVTGYEVEKWLRKNYNIEVELSDLYNILVIITPGDRTSDIDQFITALSRLSEEQSHKIEEKHLEVKLPRIPALSLSPRDAFYAETDFIPLEKSVGHVIAEFVMVYPPGIPILLPGEIITEENIEYIKQNLAAGLPVQGPEDESLQMIKVIKERKAIPIY, encoded by the coding sequence TTGAATCGTCAAGAAAAAACACCTTTATTCACTGCAGTGGTTGAACATGCAAAGCGGAATCCTATACAATTTCATATACCAGGACATAAAAAAGGTCAAGGGATGGATAAAGAATTTAAAAAATTCATAGGCGAAAATGCCTTATCGATCGATTTAATCAATATCGCCCCTTTAGATGATCTCCATCATCCCCATGGGATCATCAAAGAAGCTCAAGAATTAGCGGCAGAAGCTTTTGGGGCCGACTATACCTTTTTTTCTGTTCAAGGTACGAGTGGTGCCATCATGGCAATGATTATGTCTGTCGTTGGCCCTAACGATAAAATCATTGTACCTCGGAATGTTCATAAATCTGTTATGTCAGCGATCATTTTTGCAGGTGCTACACCTATCTTTGTTCATCCTGAAATGGATCCGAAAGTTGGGATTGCTCATGGTATTACCCCAAATTCTGTAAAAAAAGCGTTAGAACAGCATCCTGATGCGAAGGCGGTATTCGTTATCAATCCGACATATTATGGCATTGCTGGCCATCTTCGTGAAATCGTAGAAATCGTTCACGAATACAAAATTCCAGTTCTAGTCGATGAGGCTCATGGTGTTCACATCCATTTTCATGATGAACTTCCCTTATCAGCCATGCAAGCGGGGGCTGATATGTCCGCTACCAGTGTTCACAAACTAGGCGGTTCCCTTACACAAAGCTCGATTCTTAATGTCCGTAAGGGACTTGTAAATCCTTCTCATGTTCAGTCAGTGATGAGTATGCTAACCACAACATCTACATCCTATATCTTGTTAGCTTCACTAGATGCAGCTAGACGCAATTTAGCGATCAACGGAAGAAAGCTCTTAGATGAGGCAATCCATCTCGCACAAGATGCGCGCAAGAGAATTAACCAAATCCCAGGCTTATATTGTCTAGGGGATGAGATTTTAGGGACTGAAGCGACTTACGATTATGACCCAACAAAACTACTGATCAGTGTAAAGGACTTAGGAGTTACTGGATATGAGGTAGAAAAATGGCTTCGTAAAAATTACAATATTGAGGTCGAATTAAGTGATTTATATAATATTTTAGTAATTATCACCCCTGGAGATCGAACTAGTGATATTGATCAATTCATTACTGCCTTGTCAAGATTATCAGAGGAGCAAAGCCATAAGATCGAGGAGAAGCATCTTGAAGTGAAACTTCCAAGAATCCCGGCTTTATCACTATCTCCAAGAGATGCTTTCTATGCTGAAACGGATTTTATTCCTCTTGAAAAATCTGTTGGTCATGTAATCGCTGAGTTTGTGATGGTCTATCCACCTGGAATACCTATTTTACTTCCTGGTGAGATCATAACTGAAGAGAATATTGAATATATTAAACAAAATCTTGCTGCTGGATTACCTGTACAAGGTCCTGAAGACGAATCTCTTCAGATGATCAAAGTGATTAAAGAACGTAAAGCAATCCCCATTTACTAA
- the argH gene encoding argininosuccinate lyase — protein MKKLWGGRFTKSAEEWVDEFGASISFDQNLVEEDIQGSLAHVNMLGHCGILTIDEVKQIKNGLEKLLQRAKNNELTFSVQYEDIHLNIEKMLIEEIGPVGGKLHTGRSRNDQVATDMHLYLRKEVKEILGLIRDFQKVLIEKAEKHVETILPGYTHLQRAQPISFAHHLLAYFWMLQRDYERFFESIKRINISPLGAGALAGTTFPIDRSYTAQLLEFDGIYENSLDAVSDRDFILEFLSHASILMTHLSRFSEEIILWSSREFQFIELDDAFATGSSMMPQKKNPDMAELIRGKTGRVYGNLIGLFTVLKGLPLTYNKDLQEDKEGMFDTVTTIKGSLKIFTKMVETMTVHEEVMEKATKDDFSNATELADYLVTKGMPFREAHEVVGKLVLHCIQEGKYLLDLPLSTYKEASDLFAEDIYNVLQPRTVVARRNSAGGTGFEQVRKQLIKAKEIVDSRNEKE, from the coding sequence TTGAAAAAATTATGGGGTGGACGTTTCACGAAAAGTGCTGAGGAATGGGTTGATGAATTTGGTGCTTCCATTTCCTTTGATCAAAACCTAGTTGAAGAAGATATTCAAGGAAGTCTCGCCCATGTCAATATGTTAGGGCATTGTGGAATTCTAACCATTGATGAAGTAAAGCAAATCAAAAATGGACTCGAAAAATTACTACAACGAGCCAAAAATAATGAATTAACTTTTTCTGTTCAATACGAAGATATCCATTTAAATATTGAAAAAATGCTAATCGAGGAAATTGGCCCTGTCGGCGGTAAACTACATACAGGGAGAAGCCGAAATGATCAGGTTGCAACGGATATGCACTTATATCTACGAAAAGAAGTGAAGGAAATTCTTGGACTGATTCGTGACTTTCAAAAGGTCTTAATCGAAAAAGCAGAAAAGCATGTCGAAACGATCTTGCCTGGTTATACTCATTTACAACGAGCTCAACCGATTTCTTTTGCTCATCACCTTCTTGCTTATTTTTGGATGTTACAACGCGATTATGAGCGGTTTTTTGAGAGTATAAAAAGGATTAACATCTCTCCGTTAGGAGCGGGAGCATTGGCGGGAACAACATTCCCAATTGACCGATCCTACACAGCACAACTCTTAGAATTTGATGGAATTTACGAAAATAGTTTAGATGCAGTGAGTGACCGGGATTTCATTCTTGAATTTCTAAGTCATGCATCCATTTTGATGACACATCTTTCCCGTTTTAGCGAGGAAATTATTCTTTGGTCATCAAGAGAGTTCCAATTTATTGAACTCGATGACGCCTTTGCTACAGGAAGTAGTATGATGCCACAGAAGAAGAACCCAGATATGGCCGAACTCATTCGTGGGAAAACAGGTCGAGTCTATGGGAATTTGATCGGTCTATTCACCGTATTAAAAGGGCTTCCTCTTACTTACAACAAAGACTTACAAGAAGACAAAGAAGGAATGTTTGACACCGTTACGACGATCAAAGGATCACTTAAAATTTTTACGAAGATGGTAGAGACGATGACCGTTCATGAAGAAGTGATGGAAAAAGCAACCAAAGATGACTTTTCGAACGCAACTGAATTAGCAGATTACTTGGTGACGAAAGGAATGCCTTTTCGAGAAGCCCATGAAGTGGTTGGTAAATTAGTCCTTCATTGTATTCAGGAAGGAAAATACTTGCTCGATCTTCCATTGTCCACTTATAAAGAGGCATCCGATCTATTTGCTGAAGACATTTATAACGTTCTCCAACCTCGGACTGTTGTGGCAAGGAGAAATAGTGCAGGTGGAACCGGGTTTGAACAGGTACGAAAACAACTGATCAAAGCGAAAGAAATTGTAGATTCGAGAAATGAGAAAGAATAG
- a CDS encoding GapA-binding peptide SR1P yields MGTLICQECERIIAPIASEKSEVLYGVCPDCDCHDHDEK; encoded by the coding sequence ATGGGTACATTAATTTGCCAAGAATGTGAAAGAATCATTGCGCCAATAGCTTCAGAAAAATCAGAAGTATTATATGGCGTTTGTCCAGATTGTGACTGCCATGACCATGACGAAAAGTAG
- a CDS encoding 2-oxoacid:ferredoxin oxidoreductase subunit beta: MATLKDFRVSEKATWCPGCGHFTVLAALQAASANLGIEPYNMVLVSGIGCSGKISQHFGSYGFHSLHGRTLPVATGVQLNNHDLVVVAAGGDGDGYGIGIGHFMHALRRNIDMTYIVMDNHIYGLTTGQTSPTSHRGFKSKTSPAGSAEEPVRPVQTAIINGASFVAQAFSGDVKQMTRIMEEAIRHKGFSLINAFSPCVTFNKVNTYDWFKENIYNLDEIIDYDPTDKFAALRVLEDHGSVVTGVIYQEERPVYHEAMIGATKDPTVKLDLTLQAEEIEAIKNSLR, from the coding sequence ATGGCAACATTGAAAGATTTTCGAGTCAGTGAAAAAGCAACTTGGTGTCCTGGTTGCGGTCACTTTACAGTCTTAGCAGCTTTACAAGCAGCTTCAGCGAATTTAGGGATAGAACCATATAATATGGTTTTGGTATCTGGAATTGGCTGTTCTGGTAAAATCAGTCAACATTTTGGTTCCTATGGTTTTCACAGCCTTCATGGACGAACACTACCTGTTGCAACAGGGGTACAACTGAATAATCATGACTTAGTGGTCGTTGCGGCTGGTGGTGATGGTGATGGTTACGGAATTGGGATTGGCCATTTTATGCACGCCTTAAGAAGAAATATTGACATGACTTATATTGTCATGGATAACCATATATATGGTTTAACGACTGGGCAAACTTCGCCTACGAGTCATCGCGGTTTTAAATCGAAAACATCTCCAGCTGGTTCAGCGGAAGAACCAGTGCGTCCTGTGCAAACGGCGATTATCAATGGTGCAAGCTTTGTGGCTCAGGCTTTTTCTGGAGATGTCAAACAAATGACAAGAATTATGGAAGAAGCCATTCGTCACAAAGGTTTTTCCTTAATTAACGCGTTTAGCCCTTGCGTCACTTTTAACAAAGTAAATACTTATGATTGGTTTAAGGAAAATATCTATAACTTAGATGAAATAATTGATTATGATCCAACCGATAAATTTGCAGCGCTGAGAGTACTTGAAGATCATGGAAGTGTCGTAACAGGAGTGATTTACCAAGAAGAACGGCCTGTTTACCACGAAGCAATGATTGGAGCCACAAAAGATCCGACAGTAAAGCTAGATTTGACGTTACAAGCTGAGGAGATTGAAGCAATTAAGAACTCCTTAAGATAA
- a CDS encoding leucyl aminopeptidase: MQFKVSTESIISLATDCLIITYTEDRDGLRGLAEQVDERMDHRISQLIAEREIKGEFAEVTIVHTWGKIPAKRVLVLGLGKEENLTLEKARAAFAIAARKAQSIGVKELTLAISQKYKDLWNPVDLGQVAVEAMMLGSYQYSPYKKKEKTENQLERVIVTVDGISVSAVEAGVERGIIFAQSQNLARDLTNTPANRMTPTILAEKAKEIARKHQMEIEILEKEQLQELNMGAFLGVAQGSNEPPKMIIIKYLGAPDCKDVIGYVGKGITFDAGGIQIKPEKDMDEMKGDMAGAAAVLAAMNAIGTLKPHVNVIAVIPACENMVSGHAIHPGDVVDTFSGKTVEIKHTDAEGRLILADAIAYAKYLGATKLVDIATLTGSVISALGNSITGVFTNSEAWKKEVFEAAKISGEKVWELPLIDDYEELVKSDIADLKNDAGFGAGAIQGAMFLKQFAGDTPWVHLDIAGTADSKEIKGIHTKGATGEMVRTLISLAIRFGGK, encoded by the coding sequence ATGCAATTTAAAGTGAGTACAGAGTCCATTATTTCCTTGGCAACAGATTGTCTTATTATTACTTACACGGAAGACAGAGACGGATTAAGAGGGTTAGCTGAGCAAGTGGATGAAAGGATGGATCATCGAATTTCTCAATTAATCGCCGAAAGAGAGATTAAAGGTGAATTTGCAGAGGTAACGATTGTCCATACTTGGGGCAAAATTCCAGCTAAGCGTGTATTAGTTTTAGGTCTAGGAAAAGAAGAAAATTTAACTTTGGAGAAGGCTAGAGCAGCTTTTGCCATTGCCGCAAGAAAGGCTCAATCCATTGGTGTTAAAGAATTAACTCTTGCAATTAGCCAAAAATATAAAGATCTATGGAATCCAGTAGATTTGGGACAAGTCGCTGTAGAAGCAATGATGCTTGGTTCATATCAATATAGTCCATATAAGAAGAAAGAGAAAACAGAGAATCAATTAGAAAGAGTCATTGTTACAGTGGATGGTATTTCGGTTAGTGCTGTTGAAGCTGGAGTGGAGAGAGGGATTATTTTTGCTCAATCCCAAAATCTCGCTAGAGATTTAACAAATACACCGGCAAATCGAATGACACCAACAATTCTAGCAGAAAAAGCGAAGGAAATTGCTAGAAAACATCAAATGGAGATTGAAATTTTAGAAAAAGAACAATTACAAGAATTAAATATGGGGGCTTTTCTTGGGGTTGCACAAGGAAGTAATGAACCTCCTAAAATGATCATTATAAAATATCTTGGTGCACCTGATTGCAAAGATGTGATTGGTTATGTTGGAAAAGGTATTACCTTTGATGCTGGCGGAATCCAGATTAAACCGGAAAAAGATATGGATGAGATGAAAGGGGATATGGCTGGAGCTGCTGCTGTACTGGCAGCAATGAATGCCATCGGTACTCTAAAACCACATGTAAACGTAATCGCTGTAATCCCTGCATGTGAGAATATGGTTTCGGGGCATGCAATTCATCCAGGAGATGTGGTAGATACCTTCTCTGGTAAAACAGTTGAAATTAAGCATACCGATGCAGAAGGACGCTTAATTCTTGCAGATGCGATTGCCTATGCGAAATATTTAGGTGCAACAAAGTTAGTGGACATAGCAACTCTTACTGGTTCTGTGATCTCTGCCTTAGGAAACTCGATTACTGGAGTGTTTACTAATAGTGAGGCTTGGAAGAAAGAAGTATTTGAAGCAGCCAAGATCTCTGGAGAAAAGGTTTGGGAATTACCATTAATTGACGATTATGAAGAACTTGTAAAAAGTGATATTGCTGACTTAAAAAATGATGCTGGTTTTGGAGCAGGAGCCATTCAAGGTGCAATGTTCTTAAAGCAGTTTGCAGGAGATACCCCATGGGTGCATCTAGATATCGCGGGAACAGCGGATTCAAAAGAAATAAAAGGAATTCATACAAAAGGTGCAACGGGTGAAATGGTGAGAACATTAATCTCCCTTGCAATTCGTTTTGGTGGAAAATAA
- a CDS encoding alpha/beta hydrolase, with amino-acid sequence METLQKFLVQPSKAIVLTIHGAGEHIGRYHHFAEWLNQNQISMIGGDLPGLGRSKERRGHIQHFDDYLKKVDQWLFFAIEQFPNLPIFLFGHSMGGLITLRYLEEYGKERPLSGVVLTSPAIRIGMEIPRWQLTLARFMEKIWPTLRLKSGIKAEELTHDLKIIKANQIDPLVYGKVTIRWFFQFQQAIEEVWKKVDRIKRLRLPMLYLQAGEDTLIDPKASKEFIKQLDPKRVEFHFLPGLYHEVLNELEREKYLKMISDWILNQLK; translated from the coding sequence ATGGAAACACTGCAAAAATTTTTGGTACAACCTTCGAAAGCGATTGTATTAACCATTCACGGAGCAGGAGAACATATTGGTCGGTATCACCATTTCGCAGAATGGCTAAATCAAAATCAGATTTCAATGATTGGAGGGGATCTGCCAGGGCTAGGCAGATCGAAGGAAAGACGCGGTCACATTCAGCATTTTGATGATTACCTAAAAAAGGTAGACCAATGGTTATTTTTTGCCATCGAACAATTTCCCAATTTACCGATCTTCTTGTTTGGCCATAGTATGGGTGGGTTAATTACATTAAGGTATCTTGAAGAGTACGGGAAAGAACGTCCTCTTTCTGGTGTGGTTCTTACTTCGCCGGCAATTCGCATCGGTATGGAGATTCCGAGATGGCAATTGACATTAGCGCGTTTTATGGAAAAGATATGGCCTACATTACGTTTAAAAAGCGGAATAAAGGCTGAAGAACTAACACATGATTTAAAAATTATAAAAGCAAATCAGATAGATCCTTTGGTCTATGGGAAAGTGACCATTCGATGGTTCTTTCAATTCCAGCAGGCGATAGAAGAGGTTTGGAAAAAAGTTGATCGGATCAAAAGACTTCGCCTTCCAATGCTATATTTACAAGCAGGAGAGGATACTTTAATTGATCCTAAGGCATCGAAAGAATTTATAAAACAGCTCGATCCGAAAAGGGTTGAATTTCATTTTTTGCCAGGGTTATACCACGAAGTATTAAATGAACTAGAACGTGAAAAATATCTAAAAATGATTAGCGATTGGATACTCAATCAATTGAAATAA
- a CDS encoding 2-oxoacid:acceptor oxidoreductase subunit alpha, producing the protein MKKGVNNLKDLKWKVGGAQGEGIDSTGEIFAITLNRMGYYLFAYRHFMSLIKGGHTNYKVRIASQPVHYHGDDLDILLAFDQRTIDENFHELKDGSILIYDSSKLKEAKIPDQGKKVNVCPIPIYDIAQQLGNSIMKNMVAAGASCAAVGLEPSVFHEVIEGIFQKKGENIINANKEAIKKGYDYYKENFNFKLELPEKTGKPNKNLFMTGNEGIGLGALTAGCRFLAAYPITPATEIMYNALAHFPRFGGKIIQAEDEIAACLMAIGGNYAGVRSMTSTSGPGLSLMMEALGLAGISETPLVIVDVQRGGPATGLPTKTEQSDLNEMIYGSHGEIPRIVITPTTAEEAFYYIQHAFNLAEKYQCPVIVGTDMFMGMSKKSISDLDFGKIKINRDEIISDEELQKIEKGMFKRYNLETKTGISPRSIPGQKNGRYVALGNEHEETGYEIEDPETRVKMMDKRMRKLKHFDPSEIGIYFSGEDQFDILLIGFGSTFAQIDEAYQELKEKGEKVAHLQVKVVYPFPRKIVGEQIQKAAKVFVVDHNATGQLRQLIQKEVGYHEKLTSILKYDGNPFSVREIVNGVLGKGVNA; encoded by the coding sequence ATGAAAAAAGGAGTGAACAACTTGAAGGATTTAAAATGGAAAGTCGGTGGTGCTCAAGGGGAAGGAATCGACAGTACTGGTGAGATTTTTGCCATTACGTTAAACCGAATGGGTTACTACCTTTTTGCCTATCGTCATTTTATGTCCTTGATTAAAGGTGGACATACCAATTATAAAGTACGGATCGCATCCCAACCTGTTCATTACCATGGGGATGATCTCGATATTCTATTAGCTTTTGACCAAAGAACCATAGATGAAAACTTTCATGAATTGAAAGACGGTTCGATCTTAATCTACGATTCAAGTAAGTTGAAGGAAGCTAAAATTCCTGATCAAGGGAAAAAAGTAAATGTTTGTCCAATCCCCATTTACGATATTGCTCAACAATTAGGGAATTCAATTATGAAAAATATGGTTGCTGCCGGAGCAAGTTGTGCAGCAGTAGGTCTAGAGCCATCGGTGTTCCATGAAGTAATTGAGGGGATTTTTCAGAAAAAAGGAGAAAATATCATCAATGCCAATAAAGAAGCGATCAAGAAAGGATATGATTATTACAAAGAAAACTTTAATTTCAAACTTGAACTTCCAGAGAAAACAGGTAAGCCCAATAAAAACCTTTTTATGACTGGAAATGAAGGGATCGGCTTAGGCGCATTAACGGCAGGGTGTCGTTTTTTAGCTGCTTATCCAATCACACCAGCAACAGAGATTATGTATAATGCGTTAGCTCACTTCCCACGTTTTGGAGGGAAAATTATTCAAGCAGAAGATGAAATTGCAGCTTGTTTAATGGCAATTGGCGGTAATTATGCAGGTGTAAGATCAATGACCTCTACTTCTGGTCCGGGATTATCCTTAATGATGGAAGCTTTAGGATTAGCAGGTATTTCTGAAACTCCTTTAGTTATTGTGGATGTTCAACGGGGTGGGCCAGCAACTGGTTTACCAACAAAAACAGAACAATCGGATTTGAATGAAATGATTTATGGATCCCATGGCGAGATTCCAAGAATTGTGATTACACCAACAACAGCAGAAGAGGCATTTTATTACATTCAACATGCGTTTAATTTAGCTGAAAAATATCAATGCCCTGTCATTGTTGGTACGGATATGTTTATGGGAATGTCAAAAAAATCAATATCGGATCTCGATTTTGGAAAAATAAAGATTAATCGTGACGAGATCATTAGTGATGAGGAACTACAGAAAATTGAAAAGGGAATGTTCAAACGATACAACCTAGAAACCAAAACAGGGATCTCACCTCGTTCCATTCCAGGGCAAAAGAATGGTAGATATGTTGCACTTGGAAACGAACATGAGGAAACGGGTTATGAAATCGAAGATCCTGAAACAAGAGTAAAAATGATGGACAAACGGATGAGAAAATTAAAACATTTCGATCCATCAGAGATCGGTATTTATTTTTCGGGAGAAGATCAGTTTGATATCTTGCTTATCGGTTTTGGTTCAACCTTTGCTCAAATCGATGAAGCATACCAAGAACTGAAAGAAAAAGGAGAAAAAGTAGCACATCTTCAGGTGAAAGTGGTATATCCATTCCCAAGAAAAATCGTGGGAGAGCAGATTCAAAAAGCTGCAAAGGTATTTGTAGTCGATCATAATGCGACAGGACAGTTAAGACAACTGATTCAAAAAGAGGTGGGTTACCACGAAAAATTAACAAGCATTCTAAAATATGATGGGAATCCATTCAGTGTGAGAGAAATCGTAAATGGAGTTCTTGGTAAAGGAGTGAATGCGTAA
- a CDS encoding DUF2062 domain-containing protein, translating into MAAKSTKKGSIYRKLKLQYLKLLRMKSAPSIIARGYAIGTFLEFLTLPTLGVAFFLLYPFSKIFRASFASSMIGYIVGKFIMLFFLYWNYSVGNMITKMKVSEQVSAEVSHFFTIDAIKENGIAFFIGSAVNGTIVGLVSYFLVYYLLVYYRWKKSKKRKVKLNHS; encoded by the coding sequence GTGGCAGCTAAGAGTACCAAAAAAGGGAGTATATATCGGAAATTAAAATTACAATATTTGAAGTTGTTAAGAATGAAAAGTGCCCCGTCGATTATTGCTCGTGGGTATGCGATTGGAACATTTCTTGAATTTTTGACTCTTCCTACTTTAGGGGTCGCTTTTTTTCTACTTTATCCATTCTCGAAAATATTCAGAGCTAGTTTTGCTTCTTCGATGATTGGTTACATTGTAGGAAAATTTATTATGTTATTCTTCCTTTATTGGAATTATTCTGTAGGGAATATGATCACAAAAATGAAGGTTAGTGAACAAGTCTCAGCAGAAGTTTCTCACTTTTTCACGATTGATGCGATTAAAGAGAATGGGATAGCATTTTTTATTGGAAGTGCTGTTAATGGAACGATTGTTGGTCTAGTAAGCTACTTTTTGGTGTATTATTTATTGGTGTATTATCGTTGGAAAAAGAGTAAAAAAAGGAAAGTGAAACTTAATCATTCATGA